One window of the Mycobacterium xenopi genome contains the following:
- a CDS encoding cytochrome C oxidase subunit IV family protein translates to MTPSLFRARSTAVWVVLVVATVVSWAVGHEHGTGSAIAVVVLAVAAIKVRFVGLDFMELRDAPLFLRGTFEGYCVALWSVLTGMYLWL, encoded by the coding sequence ATGACGCCTTCGCTTTTCCGGGCCCGTTCCACCGCCGTGTGGGTCGTCCTGGTTGTCGCCACGGTCGTGTCGTGGGCGGTAGGCCACGAGCACGGGACCGGATCGGCTATCGCCGTCGTGGTTCTCGCCGTGGCCGCCATAAAGGTTCGCTTCGTCGGTTTGGACTTTATGGAATTGCGGGATGCCCCGCTCTTCCTGCGCGGCACCTTCGAGGGCTATTGCGTAGCGCTGTGGTCCGTCTTGACCGGCATGTACTTGTGGTTGTGA
- a CDS encoding TetR/AcrR family transcriptional regulator codes for MALRRAPRVRRGSAQGLLREAARELFAEHGYRVTTREIADRAGVSHDLIFRYFDSKEGLFFESVGRPLLDAVDGLHRRWLDDPGLQSLDPKELAHRFTTDFYCFLSDNQAIARAMVHLFTEGPTGAELDVLRSRINDTLSAMLPAVDTVLSIDGVRRSSPALQLRIVLLFVGAIATFLPKTYLRDDDTPSRKAVIDELSQFIYNGLRES; via the coding sequence GTGGCGTTGCGTCGAGCTCCCCGGGTGCGGCGTGGCAGCGCGCAGGGTTTGTTGCGCGAGGCCGCACGAGAGCTCTTCGCAGAACACGGCTATCGGGTCACCACCCGCGAAATCGCCGACCGGGCAGGGGTTTCCCACGACCTGATCTTTCGGTACTTCGACTCCAAGGAAGGCTTGTTCTTCGAATCGGTTGGCAGGCCACTGCTAGACGCTGTCGACGGTCTGCACCGCCGCTGGCTCGATGACCCCGGCCTGCAGTCACTCGATCCGAAAGAACTCGCGCACCGCTTCACCACTGACTTCTACTGCTTCCTCTCCGACAACCAAGCAATCGCTCGCGCGATGGTCCACTTGTTCACTGAGGGACCGACCGGCGCCGAGCTCGACGTCCTACGGTCCCGCATCAATGACACGCTCAGTGCGATGCTGCCGGCGGTCGACACCGTGCTGTCCATCGACGGGGTCAGGCGCTCTTCGCCGGCCTTGCAGCTCCGGATCGTGCTGCTCTTCGTGGGTGCGATCGCGACATTCTTGCCCAAGACATATCTCAGAGATGACGACACCCCGTCGCGAAAGGCGGTGATCGACGAGCTATCTCAGTTCATCTACAACGGGTTGCGCGAAAGTTAG
- the fadD4 gene encoding fatty-acid--CoA ligase FadD4, with protein sequence MQIREHVDSTKAAIILHPSGMAISFAELEARANRLAHFFRQAGLAEGDTVAVVMENNEHIHAVMWAARRSGMYYALINTHLTAAEAAYIVDNSGAKAVVGSRAMRKICEGLAEHLSARLPQLLLIADDDLVGWRRYPDCVADQPCTPIPEELEGDLLQYSSGTTGRPKGIRRELPHLSPAEAPNMLQPLLTAVGLSGEAVYLSPAPLYHTAPSFWSMSVQSLGGTTVVMETFDAEQALACIQRYRVSHAQFVPAMFVRMLKLPENVRNSYDLSSLRRVVHAAAPCPVEIKKQMIDWWGPIIDEYYAASEAVGASFITAEDWLAHPGSVGRPLVGIPHVLDENGVELPRGEIGEIYYEGGYAFDYLDDEAKTAASRDAHGWATVGDIGYLDENGYLHLTDRRHHMIISGGVNIYPQEAENLLITHPKVLDAAVFGIPDEQMGQSVKGVVQTVDPADATDEFAAELLAWVRKRLAPYKCPRSISFERQLPRTDTGKLYKQELVKKYSTPLKAV encoded by the coding sequence ATGCAGATCCGGGAGCATGTCGACTCCACTAAAGCCGCCATCATCCTGCACCCGTCAGGCATGGCGATCAGCTTTGCCGAACTGGAGGCGCGAGCCAACAGGCTTGCACACTTCTTCCGGCAGGCCGGGCTGGCCGAAGGCGACACCGTCGCGGTAGTCATGGAGAACAACGAGCACATTCATGCGGTGATGTGGGCGGCGCGCCGCAGCGGCATGTACTACGCGCTGATCAATACTCACCTGACTGCAGCCGAAGCCGCCTATATCGTCGACAACAGCGGTGCCAAGGCGGTTGTCGGCTCTCGCGCGATGCGCAAGATCTGTGAAGGGCTCGCCGAGCACCTGTCGGCCAGGCTGCCCCAGCTGCTGCTGATCGCCGACGATGACCTCGTCGGCTGGCGACGCTATCCCGACTGCGTGGCCGATCAACCGTGCACACCGATCCCCGAGGAACTCGAGGGCGACTTGCTCCAATACTCATCAGGCACCACCGGCCGCCCTAAAGGGATCCGGCGAGAACTGCCCCATCTCTCGCCCGCCGAAGCACCCAACATGCTCCAGCCGTTGCTGACAGCAGTCGGGTTGTCCGGTGAGGCCGTCTATCTGAGTCCTGCGCCGCTATATCACACCGCGCCGTCGTTCTGGTCGATGTCGGTGCAGTCGCTCGGTGGCACCACCGTGGTAATGGAAACATTCGACGCCGAGCAGGCCTTGGCGTGCATTCAGCGGTACCGAGTATCCCACGCGCAGTTCGTCCCGGCGATGTTCGTGCGGATGCTCAAACTCCCCGAGAACGTGCGCAATTCGTATGACCTGTCCAGCCTGCGCCGTGTCGTGCACGCAGCCGCGCCCTGCCCAGTCGAGATCAAAAAGCAGATGATCGACTGGTGGGGCCCAATCATCGACGAGTACTACGCCGCCTCGGAGGCAGTGGGAGCCTCATTTATCACAGCCGAGGACTGGCTGGCGCATCCGGGTTCGGTGGGTAGACCATTGGTCGGTATCCCGCACGTTCTCGACGAGAACGGCGTCGAGCTGCCGCGCGGCGAGATCGGCGAAATCTATTACGAGGGCGGCTACGCCTTCGACTACCTCGACGACGAGGCCAAGACAGCGGCGTCGCGGGACGCGCACGGCTGGGCCACCGTCGGTGATATCGGCTACCTCGACGAGAATGGTTACCTGCACCTGACTGACCGCCGCCACCACATGATCATTTCCGGTGGAGTGAATATCTATCCGCAGGAAGCCGAGAACTTGTTGATCACCCACCCCAAGGTGCTCGACGCTGCCGTGTTCGGCATCCCCGACGAGCAGATGGGCCAGTCAGTCAAGGGTGTTGTGCAGACCGTCGACCCTGCCGACGCCACCGACGAGTTTGCCGCGGAGCTGTTGGCGTGGGTGCGGAAGCGTTTGGCGCCCTACAAGTGTCCGCGGTCTATTTCTTTCGAGCGGCAACTACCCCGCACCGACACCGGCAAGCTCTACAAGCAGGAATTGGTGAAGAAGTACTCCACCCCGCTGAAGGCCGTCTAA
- a CDS encoding amidohydrolase family protein: MTQFTEAPIFDADQHMYETPEALTKYLPDRFRKAVQFVQVGRHTRIAILNKITEYIPNPTFERVAAPGAHERFYSGQNPEGLTMRQMTGTPIEAPAASRNPVDRIKELDRQGVDETLVYPTLANLVEHSAAEDPELTAAMIHALNQWMLEQWGYTYQDRLYMTPVLTLGLVDEARRELEYVLDNGAKVALIKPAPVKGYRGWRSPALPEFDPFWRDVEDARLPIVVHASQPPLEEYVSKWEPPETNSAFEMSAFKWVVLGHREIADMLTSLICHGTLTRFPKLRIASVENGSSWIHPLFHDLQDIYKKMPQNFEEHPIDVFRRNIWVSPFWEGSVADVVETVGWDKVMFGSDYPHPEGLATPKGFFKYAEGMDRRRTYDFMGDNARRFMGLPIRNPDPDATKPPALQTAGA, encoded by the coding sequence ATGACTCAGTTCACTGAGGCGCCGATTTTCGATGCCGACCAGCACATGTACGAGACCCCGGAGGCGTTGACCAAATACCTGCCGGACCGATTCCGCAAGGCGGTGCAGTTCGTCCAGGTGGGCAGGCACACTCGGATCGCGATCCTGAACAAGATCACGGAGTACATCCCGAATCCGACGTTTGAAAGGGTGGCCGCGCCCGGTGCGCACGAGCGGTTCTACTCCGGGCAGAACCCTGAAGGGCTGACGATGCGTCAGATGACGGGCACACCGATCGAGGCCCCGGCAGCCTCCCGCAACCCAGTGGACCGGATCAAGGAGCTCGATCGGCAGGGCGTCGATGAGACCCTGGTGTATCCGACGCTGGCCAACTTGGTCGAGCATTCCGCCGCCGAGGACCCCGAGCTGACCGCGGCGATGATCCACGCCCTCAACCAGTGGATGCTCGAGCAGTGGGGCTACACCTACCAAGACCGGCTGTACATGACCCCGGTGCTCACACTGGGCCTGGTTGATGAGGCGCGCCGCGAGTTGGAATACGTTCTTGACAACGGCGCCAAGGTGGCGTTGATCAAACCAGCCCCAGTCAAGGGCTATCGCGGGTGGCGCTCCCCGGCGCTGCCTGAGTTCGATCCGTTCTGGCGCGACGTCGAGGATGCCCGCCTGCCGATCGTGGTCCACGCCAGCCAGCCTCCGCTGGAGGAATACGTCAGCAAGTGGGAGCCGCCTGAGACCAACAGCGCCTTTGAGATGTCGGCGTTCAAGTGGGTGGTACTCGGGCATCGTGAGATCGCCGACATGCTCACCAGCCTGATCTGCCACGGCACCTTGACCCGGTTCCCGAAGCTGCGCATTGCCAGCGTCGAGAACGGCAGCTCCTGGATCCATCCGCTGTTTCATGACCTGCAAGACATATACAAGAAGATGCCGCAAAACTTCGAGGAGCACCCCATCGACGTGTTCCGGCGCAATATCTGGGTGTCGCCGTTCTGGGAAGGCTCGGTGGCCGATGTCGTCGAAACGGTTGGCTGGGACAAGGTGATGTTCGGCTCGGACTACCCACACCCCGAAGGTCTGGCGACCCCTAAGGGATTCTTCAAGTACGCCGAAGGCATGGACCGTCGCCGCACCTACGATTTCATGGGCGACAACGCACGGCGCTTCATGGGCCTGCCCATCCGCAATCCCGACCCCGACGCTACCAAGCCGCCAGCGCTGCAAACCGCGGGCGCATAA
- a CDS encoding TetR/AcrR family transcriptional regulator, which yields MAVISGAGSVDTFEAGRGERTRSAILEASRRLFLERGYAGTPINAITEACGISRAGFYTYFKDKREVFNVLGETAYHDVLAVIAQWERLPRSYQLGNVRSWVADYFGYLDRHGAFVMAAAHSAPDDEAFRRSRDHMLTRAAWKLGQAIASHGRHSPETVGVAVMGLLERAWYAVQTQSVRVDQDEVIAVAAEMIFAMTRQ from the coding sequence ATGGCCGTCATCTCTGGGGCCGGATCCGTCGATACGTTCGAGGCCGGTCGTGGCGAGCGGACCCGCTCGGCGATCCTCGAAGCAAGCCGGCGACTGTTCCTCGAGCGCGGGTATGCCGGCACGCCCATCAACGCGATCACCGAGGCCTGTGGCATTTCCCGGGCCGGGTTCTACACGTATTTCAAAGACAAGCGTGAGGTTTTCAACGTCCTCGGTGAAACCGCCTATCACGACGTGCTTGCGGTGATCGCCCAGTGGGAGCGGCTTCCGCGCTCATACCAACTGGGCAATGTGCGCAGTTGGGTCGCCGACTACTTCGGCTATCTGGACCGCCATGGCGCATTCGTGATGGCGGCCGCGCATTCGGCGCCGGATGACGAGGCCTTCAGACGCTCACGTGACCACATGTTGACCCGCGCGGCGTGGAAGCTTGGACAGGCCATCGCCAGCCATGGCCGACATTCCCCGGAAACCGTCGGTGTCGCGGTGATGGGGCTCCTGGAACGCGCCTGGTACGCAGTACAGACACAATCGGTGCGCGTCGACCAAGACGAGGTGATCGCTGTCGCGGCCGAGATGATCTTTGCAATGACGCGCCAATAA
- a CDS encoding enoyl-CoA hydratase/isomerase family protein produces MQRPEHGTTDLGVVRYERDGAIARVVLNWPERANAQSSEMVSQVDACLDEARRDYGVKVVIIKGSGNGFCAGHIIAPDAYPEFAESQRHLSSNYLGSKELFLWPTLRFWEFPKPMIAQVHGYALGGGTYWALLPEITIASEDAYFQMPLVPGLGFPGGETMIEPWVFMNYKRAAEYLYTAQTLSADEAFRMGLVNRVVAPEDLEAVTETMAAQISRAPLSTLMATKTMLVRAWEQMGMRQHLQLSADLMSVMEHTSDAQALRADLQKNRRLPREQAARD; encoded by the coding sequence ATGCAACGGCCTGAGCACGGCACCACAGACCTCGGTGTCGTCCGCTACGAGCGCGACGGCGCCATCGCCCGTGTCGTGCTCAACTGGCCCGAGCGGGCGAACGCACAGTCCTCCGAGATGGTGTCTCAGGTGGACGCCTGTCTCGACGAGGCGCGCCGCGACTACGGTGTGAAGGTCGTCATCATTAAGGGCAGCGGCAACGGCTTTTGTGCCGGTCACATCATCGCGCCCGATGCGTACCCGGAATTCGCCGAGTCTCAACGACATCTCAGCAGCAACTACCTGGGCAGCAAAGAACTGTTTTTATGGCCGACGCTGCGGTTCTGGGAATTCCCGAAACCGATGATCGCTCAAGTGCACGGCTACGCGCTGGGCGGCGGCACCTACTGGGCGCTGCTGCCGGAGATCACGATCGCCTCCGAGGACGCCTACTTCCAGATGCCACTGGTGCCAGGGCTCGGTTTCCCCGGCGGTGAAACAATGATCGAGCCGTGGGTGTTCATGAACTACAAACGGGCGGCCGAATACCTCTATACGGCGCAAACATTGTCCGCCGACGAGGCTTTCCGCATGGGGCTGGTCAACCGCGTTGTCGCCCCCGAGGACCTGGAGGCGGTGACCGAAACCATGGCCGCACAAATCTCGCGGGCCCCGCTGTCGACGTTGATGGCCACCAAAACCATGCTCGTGCGGGCCTGGGAACAGATGGGTATGCGCCAGCACCTTCAGCTGTCGGCCGATTTGATGTCGGTGATGGAGCACACCTCGGATGCTCAGGCTCTGAGGGCGGACCTGCAGAAAAACCGCCGGTTACCGCGCGAGCAGGCAGCCAGAGACTAG
- a CDS encoding Gfo/Idh/MocA family protein, with protein MTLRVGVIGVGWGSHVQVPGFRAAQGFDPVALCARTPERLQRVADKVGITDTSTDWESFVARDDLDVISVATPTVLHHDMTLAALEAGKAVLCEKPLAGDLDAARDMVRAARKSGRPTACCFENRWNPDWLAIADIVRSGFLGKQYVARISRSASYWHPSHAPQALWMYDKNQGGGYLAGMLVHDLDFLCSILGRPKAVCAEVRSSEPVRRLPDGEIVNVTADDTAALLMRMESGVIAIMSVSVMGAHADHYRLELFGADGTVIGDGNLRSTSYTVGAATDDGLRPLPVSDRAPAHAEKLPKGLAGQASRAMALMLEDWLPAFDGKRCQAATFDDGLLSLAIIDAAHRSSEGGGWEPVHATA; from the coding sequence ATGACTCTTCGCGTCGGCGTGATCGGGGTGGGCTGGGGCTCCCACGTGCAGGTACCGGGCTTTCGGGCGGCACAGGGATTCGATCCGGTGGCGCTTTGCGCGCGTACCCCCGAACGGCTGCAACGCGTTGCCGACAAGGTCGGCATCACCGACACCTCGACCGACTGGGAATCATTCGTCGCCAGAGACGATCTCGACGTCATCTCGGTGGCCACACCCACGGTACTGCACCACGACATGACGCTTGCCGCCCTCGAAGCCGGCAAGGCGGTGCTGTGCGAGAAGCCGCTCGCCGGTGACCTCGACGCGGCCCGCGACATGGTCCGCGCCGCCAGAAAGTCTGGCCGGCCGACCGCCTGCTGCTTTGAAAACCGTTGGAATCCGGACTGGCTTGCAATCGCTGACATCGTTCGCTCCGGATTCCTCGGCAAGCAGTACGTCGCGCGGATTAGCCGCAGTGCGTCGTACTGGCATCCCAGCCATGCACCGCAAGCCCTGTGGATGTACGACAAAAACCAGGGCGGCGGTTACCTCGCCGGGATGCTCGTACACGACCTGGATTTCCTGTGCAGCATCCTGGGCCGCCCGAAAGCGGTATGCGCAGAGGTCCGCAGCAGTGAACCGGTGCGTCGCCTACCGGACGGCGAGATAGTCAACGTCACCGCCGATGACACCGCCGCGCTGCTGATGCGAATGGAGTCGGGTGTAATCGCCATCATGAGCGTTTCGGTAATGGGTGCACACGCCGATCACTACCGCCTCGAGTTGTTCGGCGCCGACGGCACCGTCATCGGCGACGGTAACCTGCGCTCGACCTCCTACACGGTGGGCGCTGCCACCGATGACGGACTGCGCCCACTGCCGGTCAGTGACCGCGCGCCTGCTCACGCCGAGAAGCTCCCGAAAGGCCTTGCGGGACAAGCCAGCCGAGCGATGGCATTGATGCTCGAAGACTGGCTGCCTGCATTCGACGGTAAACGTTGCCAGGCCGCCACATTTGACGACGGCCTGCTCAGCCTCGCGATCATCGACGCCGCTCACCGATCATCAGAAGGTGGCGGCTGGGAACCCGTGCATGCAACGGCCTGA
- a CDS encoding thiolase family protein, whose amino-acid sequence MSGPFGGKAVITGAGKSQVGRRLGRTGLDLTIEAVTRAIADAGLSVDDVDGVASYPGPGVPDPGFSGATVTEVRNALGLRSRWYMSAMETAGQIGPAIEACMAVTLGLANHVVVYRSVWESTAAAQAGGGRASVLFGGGKLPPHLEWVAPFGALSAANWLAMPAQRYMHDFGLRREHLGVIAINARRNAALNPDAIYRDPLSMQDYLNARMISEPLCLYDCDVPCDGATAVVISRREATSGLPRHPLTIESVGPSMYERATWDQRRDITTMAAHDAGAALWEHTTLTAKDVDMAQLYDGFSFLTVMWLEALGFCEHGKVGEFLGDGEGIALDGSLPLNTNGGQLSGGRLHGMGFLHEACVQLWGEGGDRQAPKTPEVVVVGVGGGPVAGTMLISSR is encoded by the coding sequence GTGAGCGGCCCCTTCGGTGGCAAAGCCGTCATCACCGGTGCCGGCAAGTCGCAGGTCGGACGGCGGCTGGGGCGCACCGGCCTCGACCTGACTATTGAAGCGGTCACCAGGGCCATCGCGGACGCCGGGCTGAGCGTCGACGACGTTGACGGAGTGGCGAGCTACCCTGGACCCGGCGTGCCCGACCCCGGATTCTCCGGTGCGACAGTCACTGAGGTCCGCAACGCGCTCGGCTTGCGTAGCCGGTGGTACATGTCCGCGATGGAGACCGCCGGCCAGATCGGTCCGGCGATCGAGGCCTGTATGGCGGTAACGCTGGGGCTGGCCAACCACGTCGTCGTGTACCGGTCGGTGTGGGAGTCGACCGCCGCCGCGCAGGCCGGCGGTGGGCGGGCCTCGGTCTTGTTCGGGGGCGGCAAGTTACCGCCCCACTTGGAATGGGTTGCACCGTTCGGTGCGCTGTCGGCCGCCAACTGGTTGGCGATGCCCGCCCAGCGCTATATGCACGATTTCGGGTTGCGGCGCGAACACCTCGGGGTGATAGCAATCAACGCACGTCGTAACGCCGCGCTGAATCCAGATGCCATCTACCGGGATCCGCTGTCGATGCAGGACTACCTCAACGCGCGGATGATCTCCGAACCGTTGTGCCTCTACGACTGTGACGTTCCGTGCGACGGCGCGACGGCGGTAGTCATCTCGCGACGAGAGGCCACCAGCGGGCTGCCGCGGCATCCCCTAACCATCGAGTCCGTCGGCCCCAGCATGTACGAACGCGCGACCTGGGACCAGCGCAGGGACATTACGACGATGGCCGCCCACGACGCCGGAGCGGCGCTGTGGGAACACACCACGCTGACTGCGAAAGATGTCGACATGGCCCAGCTGTATGACGGATTCAGCTTCCTGACGGTGATGTGGCTCGAGGCCCTCGGGTTCTGCGAGCACGGCAAGGTCGGCGAATTCCTCGGCGATGGAGAGGGAATCGCGCTGGACGGGTCGTTGCCGCTAAACACCAACGGCGGTCAGCTTTCCGGTGGGCGCCTGCATGGCATGGGTTTCCTACACGAAGCGTGCGTGCAGCTGTGGGGGGAGGGCGGGGACCGGCAGGCCCCCAAGACGCCCGAGGTGGTCGTTGTCGGTGTCGGTGGCGGGCCGGTCGCCGGCACCATGTTGATCAGTTCCCGCTAG
- a CDS encoding Zn-ribbon domain-containing OB-fold protein — translation MPSYTRPGLRLAPTPTANSEAFWSGGAHGELLIAHCRGCGHFFHPPGPVCWRCRSTDVAPKPVSGRARVAAYTVNRQPWIPGLEPPYIVAMVELNDEPDVRLITNIVDIAIDDVRVGLEVEVFFEDWAPTSGDEATCVWIPLFRPVTGATT, via the coding sequence ATGCCCTCATACACGCGTCCGGGCTTGCGGCTGGCACCCACACCGACCGCAAACTCAGAAGCGTTCTGGAGCGGTGGCGCGCACGGCGAGTTGCTGATTGCGCACTGCCGCGGGTGTGGTCACTTCTTCCATCCGCCCGGTCCCGTCTGCTGGCGGTGCCGCAGCACCGACGTCGCACCAAAGCCAGTCTCTGGACGCGCTCGGGTGGCGGCGTACACAGTCAACCGTCAACCGTGGATTCCCGGTCTTGAACCGCCATACATCGTTGCGATGGTTGAGCTTAACGATGAGCCCGACGTTCGGCTCATCACCAACATCGTCGATATTGCGATCGACGACGTCCGCGTCGGTCTGGAGGTCGAGGTGTTTTTCGAAGATTGGGCGCCGACATCCGGCGACGAGGCCACCTGCGTCTGGATCCCCCTGTTCCGGCCTGTCACCGGGGCGACCACGTGA
- a CDS encoding acyl-CoA dehydrogenase family protein translates to MNTGLNDEESLLVETVRAFIDRDVKPTVREVEHADAYPEAWIEQMKRIGIFGLAIPDQYGGCPVSMPCYVWVTQELARGWMSLAGAMGGHTVVAKLLSLFGTEEQKRKYLPAMATGELRATMALTEPGGGSDLQAMSTVARADGKELVINGAKTWISNARRSGLIALLCKTDPNATPRHKGMSVVLVEHGPGLTVSRDLPKLGYKGVESCELRFDDCRVPTSAILGGVAGCGFRQMMKGLETGRIQVAARALGVATAALEDALSYARQRESFGQPIWKHQSVGNYLADMATKLTAARQLTRYAAEKFDSGERCDMEAGMAKLFASEVAMEITLNAIRIHGGYGYSTEYDVERYFRDAPLMIVGEGTNEIQRNVIAAQFVSRGTL, encoded by the coding sequence ATGAACACCGGATTGAATGATGAAGAAAGCCTACTAGTCGAAACGGTCCGGGCATTCATCGACCGCGACGTCAAGCCGACGGTGCGCGAGGTCGAGCATGCCGACGCCTATCCCGAAGCCTGGATCGAGCAGATGAAACGCATCGGGATATTTGGCTTGGCGATACCTGATCAATATGGCGGTTGTCCCGTGTCGATGCCCTGTTATGTCTGGGTTACCCAGGAGTTGGCCCGCGGCTGGATGAGTTTGGCCGGCGCGATGGGCGGCCACACCGTGGTGGCCAAGCTGCTGTCGCTATTCGGTACTGAAGAGCAGAAGCGAAAGTACCTGCCTGCCATGGCCACCGGCGAGTTGCGGGCCACGATGGCTCTGACGGAGCCCGGTGGTGGCTCGGACTTACAAGCGATGAGCACCGTCGCACGTGCCGACGGAAAGGAACTCGTCATCAACGGCGCGAAGACTTGGATCAGCAACGCTCGCCGTTCAGGTCTGATCGCGCTGCTGTGCAAGACCGATCCAAACGCCACGCCCCGCCACAAAGGCATGTCCGTGGTCCTCGTCGAGCACGGCCCTGGGCTGACGGTCTCGCGAGACCTGCCCAAGCTCGGCTACAAGGGCGTGGAATCTTGCGAACTTCGTTTCGACGACTGCCGGGTTCCCACCTCGGCGATCCTCGGCGGCGTAGCCGGCTGCGGCTTTAGGCAGATGATGAAAGGCCTTGAGACCGGACGCATTCAGGTCGCGGCACGAGCGCTGGGTGTCGCGACGGCCGCGCTGGAGGACGCCCTCAGCTATGCCCGGCAGCGGGAGAGCTTCGGCCAGCCGATCTGGAAACATCAGTCGGTCGGCAACTATCTGGCCGACATGGCTACCAAACTCACGGCTGCGCGGCAGCTCACAAGGTATGCCGCGGAGAAATTCGACAGCGGGGAGCGCTGTGACATGGAAGCCGGAATGGCCAAGCTGTTCGCATCCGAAGTGGCGATGGAGATAACGCTGAATGCAATCCGAATCCACGGCGGCTACGGCTATTCCACCGAGTACGACGTCGAACGCTACTTCCGCGACGCTCCGTTAATGATCGTCGGCGAGGGCACCAACGAGATTCAGCGCAATGTGATCGCAGCGCAATTCGTCTCACGGGGAACTTTGTAG
- a CDS encoding acyl-CoA dehydrogenase family protein — MAAYVHPIEDTLPHDSIGLPRDQLVELQAKARQLGLWALQTPEDFGGAGLSVLGQVVVAEEAAKCRMGAFFPALGAFGGNPPNVMFKASPEQFATYAKPIIDGTMTKAYTAITEASGGSDPARAIKLKAVRDGNAYVLNGSKMWISHAAEADWGVVYARTGEGRDGISCFIVEKDTPGLTFNRIEVMASFAPYELHFDDVRIPADRLIGGEGQGLALASDFLVHSRIIYAAGPIGIAQAALDLACRWARERDIFDGKLADKQGIQWMLVESEVELRAARLLVYQAAWNADLGHNVRVDASIAKLYGTEIAYRVLDRCIQMHGALGLSKELPLERWFRDLRVKRLGEGATEVQREVVARHLLSEMR, encoded by the coding sequence ATGGCCGCCTACGTGCACCCGATCGAGGACACCTTGCCGCATGACAGCATCGGGTTGCCGCGCGACCAGCTCGTCGAGTTGCAGGCGAAGGCACGCCAACTGGGTTTGTGGGCCCTGCAAACCCCGGAGGATTTCGGCGGCGCCGGGTTGAGCGTGCTCGGTCAGGTCGTGGTTGCAGAAGAGGCTGCAAAGTGCCGTATGGGCGCATTCTTTCCCGCGCTTGGCGCATTCGGTGGAAACCCGCCCAATGTCATGTTCAAGGCCTCCCCCGAGCAGTTCGCCACTTACGCCAAGCCGATCATCGACGGCACGATGACCAAGGCCTACACCGCGATCACCGAGGCGTCCGGAGGGTCCGATCCGGCGCGGGCGATCAAACTTAAAGCCGTTCGCGACGGCAACGCTTATGTCCTTAACGGGTCGAAGATGTGGATTTCGCATGCTGCCGAGGCGGATTGGGGTGTGGTGTACGCACGCACCGGTGAGGGGCGTGACGGCATTTCGTGCTTCATTGTCGAAAAAGACACTCCAGGATTGACTTTCAACCGTATCGAGGTGATGGCGTCATTTGCTCCCTACGAACTGCACTTCGACGACGTCCGGATTCCGGCGGACCGGCTCATCGGCGGAGAGGGTCAAGGCCTCGCACTGGCCAGCGATTTTCTGGTGCACAGCCGCATCATCTATGCTGCGGGCCCCATCGGCATCGCGCAGGCGGCCTTGGACCTCGCCTGTCGATGGGCAAGGGAGCGAGATATTTTCGATGGCAAGCTCGCCGACAAGCAGGGCATCCAATGGATGCTCGTCGAGAGCGAAGTGGAGCTGCGGGCCGCGCGACTGCTCGTATATCAGGCCGCCTGGAATGCCGACCTCGGCCACAATGTCCGAGTCGACGCATCTATTGCCAAGCTCTATGGCACCGAAATCGCCTATCGGGTACTGGACCGTTGCATACAAATGCACGGTGCGCTGGGGCTGTCGAAGGAGCTACCACTGGAACGCTGGTTCCGCGATTTGCGTGTCAAGCGACTCGGCGAGGGGGCCACCGAGGTCCAGCGCGAGGTCGTAGCCCGCCACCTTCTCAGTGAAATGCGATGA